A single region of the Nocardioides aurantiacus genome encodes:
- a CDS encoding DUF4395 domain-containing protein, with the protein MSQQQGQIDPRGPQFNAVLTSIVLALSLLTAPGALGVTLLAVQAALFAVGVALGVQRTPAAWLFRRLVRPRLAAPDHLEDPQPPRFAQGVGLAFAAVALLGYAVGLPVLGLVATGLALVAALLNAAFGLCLGCEMYLLLRRATGPRAGRRTPANA; encoded by the coding sequence ATGTCGCAGCAGCAGGGCCAGATCGACCCGCGTGGACCGCAGTTCAACGCGGTCCTCACCAGCATCGTCCTGGCGCTGAGCCTGCTCACCGCCCCGGGCGCCCTCGGCGTCACGCTGCTGGCCGTGCAGGCGGCGCTCTTCGCCGTCGGGGTGGCCCTCGGCGTGCAGCGCACCCCGGCCGCGTGGCTGTTCCGTCGTCTCGTGCGGCCCCGGCTCGCCGCCCCCGACCACCTCGAGGACCCGCAGCCCCCGCGCTTCGCCCAGGGCGTCGGCCTGGCCTTCGCCGCGGTCGCCCTGCTCGGCTACGCCGTCGGGCTCCCCGTCCTGGGCCTGGTGGCCACCGGGCTCGCCCTGGTCGCCGCCCTGCTCAACGCCGCCTTCGGGCTCTGCCTGGGCTGCGAGATGTACCTCCTGCTGCGCCGCGCCACCGGCCCCCGCGCCGGGCGGCGTACGCCTGCCAACGCCTGA
- a CDS encoding bifunctional cytidylyltransferase/SDR family oxidoreductase has product MPKNVAVILAGGVGARVGLSIPKQLIKIAGRTILEHTLVAIHSHELVDEVVIMMAPGHLDAVHDILRSGDFPKVTSVLEGADTRNGTTARALAGIPGDDTKVLFHDAVRPLVDARIISDCFEALDTYGAVDVAIPSADTIIEVTEDNVIRDVPPRALLRRGQTPQAFRLATIREAYAAADRDPDFAATDDCTVVLRYTPDVPIWVVRGDDRNMKVTEPIDVYVAEKLFQLSGSDAVPQRTEEEYREALAGKALVVFGGSYGIGADIADLARTYGASVVAFSRSGTGTHVERREDVAAAAREAIALHGRIDYVVNTAGVLPRGLLTETTEEAVYHATEVNYLAPIFIAQEFHPHLAASRGSLLLFTSSSYTRGRSGYSLYSSAKAATVNLTQALADEWAGSGVRVNCVNPERTGTPMRTRAFGEEQAGSLLRSTDVAKVSLDTLLAPATGHVVDVRRDDPLARYGG; this is encoded by the coding sequence GTGCCCAAGAACGTGGCCGTCATTCTGGCCGGCGGGGTCGGGGCACGCGTGGGTCTCAGCATCCCCAAGCAGCTCATCAAGATCGCCGGACGGACGATCCTCGAGCACACCCTGGTCGCCATCCACAGCCACGAGCTCGTCGACGAGGTCGTGATCATGATGGCGCCGGGTCACCTCGACGCCGTGCACGACATCCTCCGGTCCGGCGACTTCCCCAAGGTCACGTCCGTGCTCGAGGGGGCGGACACCCGCAACGGCACGACCGCCCGGGCCCTGGCCGGCATCCCCGGCGACGACACCAAGGTCCTCTTCCACGACGCGGTCCGGCCCCTGGTCGACGCCCGCATCATCAGCGACTGCTTCGAGGCCCTCGACACCTACGGCGCGGTCGACGTGGCCATCCCGTCCGCCGACACCATCATCGAGGTCACCGAGGACAACGTCATCCGTGACGTCCCTCCCCGCGCGCTCCTGCGTCGCGGGCAGACCCCCCAGGCGTTCCGGCTCGCGACGATCAGGGAGGCGTACGCCGCGGCCGACCGCGATCCCGACTTCGCCGCGACCGACGACTGCACCGTCGTGCTCCGCTACACCCCCGACGTGCCGATCTGGGTGGTCCGGGGCGACGACCGCAACATGAAGGTCACCGAGCCGATCGACGTCTACGTGGCCGAGAAGCTCTTCCAGCTCTCGGGCAGCGACGCCGTCCCGCAGCGGACCGAGGAGGAGTACCGGGAGGCGCTCGCCGGCAAGGCCCTCGTCGTCTTCGGCGGCAGCTACGGCATCGGGGCCGACATCGCGGACCTGGCACGCACCTACGGCGCCTCGGTCGTCGCCTTCAGCCGGTCCGGCACCGGCACGCACGTCGAGCGCCGCGAGGACGTGGCGGCCGCGGCGCGCGAGGCGATCGCCCTGCACGGGCGGATCGACTACGTCGTCAACACCGCCGGCGTGCTGCCGCGAGGGCTGCTGACCGAGACCACCGAGGAGGCGGTCTACCACGCCACCGAGGTCAACTACCTGGCGCCGATCTTCATCGCCCAGGAGTTCCACCCCCACCTCGCCGCGAGCCGCGGCAGCCTGCTGCTCTTCACCTCCAGCTCCTACACCCGGGGCCGCAGCGGCTACAGCCTGTACTCCTCCGCGAAGGCCGCCACCGTCAACCTGACCCAGGCGCTGGCCGACGAGTGGGCCGGCTCCGGCGTCCGCGTCAACTGCGTCAACCCGGAGCGGACGGGCACCCCGATGCGCACCCGCGCCTTCGGCGAGGAGCAGGCGGGCTCGCTGCTGCGCTCGACCGACGTCGCCAAGGTCTCGCTGGACACCCTGCTCGCCCCCGCCACCGGGCACGTCGTGGACGTGCGGCGCGACGACCCGCTGGCGCGCTACGGCGGCTGA
- a CDS encoding TlpA family protein disulfide reductase: MSTGAWVLLAALVAAGLFGGYRALTDGRFRRDVTADAPEPEPSVEPSVLADTPWADQAGERATLLQFSSAFCAPCRATRRTLGEVVAVTPGVAHVEVDAEQHLDVVRRLGILRTPTTIVLDARGHEVTRATGAPRKEQVLSALERSVS; encoded by the coding sequence ATGTCCACCGGTGCCTGGGTCCTGCTGGCCGCCCTCGTCGCGGCCGGCCTGTTCGGCGGCTACCGCGCCCTGACCGACGGCCGGTTCCGTCGCGACGTCACCGCGGACGCCCCGGAGCCGGAGCCGTCGGTCGAGCCGTCGGTGCTGGCCGACACCCCCTGGGCCGACCAGGCGGGGGAGCGGGCCACCCTGCTGCAGTTCAGCTCGGCGTTCTGCGCCCCCTGCCGGGCGACCCGGCGCACCCTGGGCGAGGTCGTCGCCGTGACGCCGGGTGTCGCCCACGTGGAGGTCGACGCCGAGCAGCACCTCGACGTCGTACGCCGCCTGGGCATCCTGCGCACCCCCACCACGATCGTCCTCGACGCCCGCGGGCACGAGGTCACGCGCGCCACGGGTGCGCCCCGCAAGGAGCAGGTGCTGAGCGCCCTCGAGCGCTCCGTGTCCTGA
- a CDS encoding MoaD/ThiS family protein: protein MSAAPDPSVRTATVTLRYWAAARHAAGTDTDAVEVTGPTPLSELLATARATHEGRRFADVLACCSVMVGDRPVTTDDPTTVLVQPGQSVELLPPFAGG from the coding sequence GTGAGCGCTGCTCCCGACCCGAGCGTCCGCACGGCGACCGTGACGCTGCGCTACTGGGCCGCCGCGCGCCACGCCGCCGGCACCGACACCGACGCCGTCGAGGTCACCGGACCCACCCCGCTCTCGGAGCTGCTGGCCACCGCCCGCGCCACCCACGAGGGCCGCAGGTTCGCCGACGTCCTCGCCTGCTGCTCGGTGATGGTGGGCGACCGTCCGGTCACCACCGACGACCCCACGACCGTCCTCGTCCAGCCCGGTCAGAGCGTGGAGCTCCTCCCCCCCTTCGCCGGCGGCTGA
- a CDS encoding winged helix-turn-helix transcriptional regulator: MGTLLLLTKALQPSAEVLPGLALLSHSVKILPAEGSALLEAPDHDLLLVDGRRELAQARDLCRLIRTTGSDQPVLLIVTEGGLAVVTHDWGMDDVVLDTAGPAEIDARIRLGLARLSARADADDPDAHVIRSGEVVVDEATYTAKLGKRVLDLTFKEFELLKYLVQHPGRVFTRDQLLQEVWGYDYFGGTRTVDVHVRRLRAKLGTDHEALIGTVRNVGYRFVAPPRESRERQDAPSR, from the coding sequence ATGGGCACCCTGCTCCTGCTCACCAAGGCGCTGCAACCCTCCGCCGAGGTGCTCCCGGGCCTGGCCCTGCTCAGCCACTCGGTGAAGATCCTGCCCGCGGAGGGCAGCGCGCTGCTCGAGGCTCCCGACCACGACCTGCTCCTGGTCGACGGCCGTCGCGAGCTCGCCCAGGCGCGCGACCTGTGCCGGCTGATCCGCACCACCGGCTCCGACCAGCCCGTGCTGCTCATCGTCACCGAGGGCGGGCTCGCGGTCGTCACCCACGACTGGGGCATGGACGACGTCGTGCTCGACACCGCCGGCCCCGCCGAGATCGACGCCCGGATCCGGCTCGGCCTGGCCCGGCTCTCCGCCCGCGCGGACGCCGACGACCCGGACGCCCACGTGATCCGGTCCGGCGAGGTCGTCGTCGACGAGGCGACCTACACCGCCAAGCTCGGCAAGCGGGTGCTCGACCTGACCTTCAAGGAGTTCGAGCTCCTGAAGTACCTCGTCCAGCACCCCGGCCGCGTCTTCACCCGCGACCAGCTGCTGCAGGAGGTGTGGGGCTACGACTACTTCGGCGGCACCCGCACCGTCGACGTCCACGTGCGCCGGCTCCGCGCCAAGCTCGGCACCGACCACGAGGCCCTGATCGGCACGGTGCGCAACGTCGGCTACCGCTTCGTCGCGCCGCCGCGCGAGAGCCGCGAGCGCCAGGACGCCCCGAGCCGCTGA
- the mshD gene encoding mycothiol synthase: MVAITHVAAADFDWAAESGPAADVRRVARATTAHDGATTLNEQALLQLKNRGLRDADLWLAHRDDAPDAPAAGFAFRHAESLVDLAVHPESRRHGVGLALASAALPEGRRVEVWSHADHPGAERLALHFGLPRERELRIMKRPLTDLPSWAAPEGVVIRGFEPQDEAALLEVNASAFAHHPEQGHMSHADFVERTSEAWFDPSGLLVAVPAGDASGLPPMLGFHWTKEHRDEQPPYGEVYVVAVNPKAAGRGLGTVLTNAGLAHLASRGLDDVLLYVDGDNDPAIAVYTNQGFDTDRVEVQYRGVVSLG, encoded by the coding sequence ATGGTCGCCATCACGCACGTCGCAGCCGCCGACTTCGACTGGGCGGCCGAGAGCGGTCCCGCCGCCGACGTACGCCGTGTCGCCCGCGCCACCACGGCGCACGACGGCGCCACCACGCTCAACGAGCAGGCGTTGCTCCAGCTGAAGAACCGCGGGCTCCGGGACGCGGACCTCTGGCTCGCCCACCGCGACGACGCCCCGGACGCCCCGGCGGCCGGGTTCGCCTTCCGGCACGCCGAGAGCCTGGTCGACCTCGCCGTGCACCCGGAGTCACGACGCCACGGGGTCGGCCTGGCGCTGGCCAGCGCGGCCCTGCCCGAGGGCCGCCGCGTCGAGGTCTGGTCGCACGCCGACCACCCCGGCGCCGAGCGGCTCGCGCTGCACTTCGGGCTCCCCCGCGAGCGCGAGCTGCGCATCATGAAGCGCCCCCTCACCGACCTGCCGTCCTGGGCCGCCCCCGAGGGCGTGGTCATCCGCGGCTTCGAGCCGCAGGACGAGGCCGCCCTGCTGGAGGTCAACGCCTCCGCGTTCGCGCACCACCCGGAGCAGGGCCACATGAGCCACGCCGACTTCGTCGAGCGCACCAGCGAGGCGTGGTTCGACCCGTCCGGGCTGCTCGTCGCCGTGCCCGCCGGCGACGCCTCGGGCCTGCCACCGATGCTCGGGTTCCACTGGACCAAGGAGCACCGCGACGAGCAGCCGCCGTACGGCGAGGTCTACGTCGTCGCGGTCAACCCCAAGGCCGCCGGCCGCGGCCTCGGCACCGTGCTGACCAACGCCGGCCTCGCCCACCTCGCCTCCCGCGGGCTCGACGACGTGCTGCTCTACGTCGACGGCGACAACGACCCGGCGATCGCCGTCTACACCAACCAGGGCTTCGACACCGACCGCGTCGAGGTGCAGTACCGCGGGGTCGTCAGCCTCGGCTGA
- a CDS encoding alpha/beta hydrolase produces MTRLRFALERLVLRLVMGLPPGVQRLLRGRPRRLDGLELAPELQLMFAAQRLARIADMSTLPIDDARLSYRRLTRMIGGRPPLAAYRDLQVDGGAGPLDARLYTPTACIGAETSPTLLFLHGGGWMYGDLETHDPFCRVLAETAGVQVLAVDYRRTPEHRFPAASDDCKAAYRWLVEHAEEVGADRDRLAVGGDSAGGALSASTAVFAAEEELPMRLQLLIYPGTDWVEESTSRRLFAPEGLLLTQAFLDGARENFFDPDAVDVHHPDASALRRTDFPADLAPAHVVTAGFDPLRDEGEAYAALLEKQGVEVDLTRYASMVHGFIHFVDAGRECPAYVREIAERAGAVLRA; encoded by the coding sequence GTGACCCGTCTGCGCTTCGCCCTCGAACGTCTCGTCCTCCGCCTGGTGATGGGGCTGCCGCCCGGGGTGCAGCGGCTGCTGCGCGGTCGCCCGCGCCGGCTCGACGGGCTGGAGCTCGCCCCCGAGCTGCAGCTGATGTTCGCGGCGCAGAGGCTGGCGCGGATCGCCGACATGTCCACCCTGCCGATCGACGACGCCCGGCTGTCCTACCGCCGGCTGACGCGCATGATCGGGGGCCGCCCGCCGCTGGCTGCGTACCGCGACCTCCAGGTGGACGGTGGCGCCGGACCGCTCGACGCGCGGCTCTACACCCCGACCGCGTGCATCGGTGCCGAGACGTCCCCGACGCTGCTGTTCCTGCACGGCGGCGGCTGGATGTACGGCGACCTGGAGACCCACGACCCGTTCTGCCGCGTCCTCGCCGAGACGGCCGGCGTGCAGGTGCTGGCGGTCGACTACCGCCGCACCCCCGAGCACCGCTTCCCCGCGGCCAGCGACGACTGCAAGGCGGCCTACCGCTGGCTGGTCGAGCACGCCGAGGAGGTCGGCGCCGACCGCGACCGTCTCGCCGTCGGCGGCGACTCCGCCGGGGGCGCGCTGAGCGCCTCGACGGCCGTCTTCGCGGCCGAGGAGGAGCTGCCGATGCGGCTGCAGCTGCTGATCTACCCCGGCACGGACTGGGTGGAGGAGAGCACCAGCCGTCGGCTGTTCGCGCCCGAGGGGCTGCTGCTCACCCAGGCGTTCCTCGACGGCGCCCGGGAGAACTTCTTCGACCCCGACGCGGTCGACGTGCACCACCCCGACGCGTCCGCGCTGCGGCGTACCGACTTCCCGGCGGACCTCGCCCCCGCCCACGTCGTCACCGCGGGCTTCGACCCGCTGCGCGACGAGGGGGAGGCCTACGCCGCGCTGCTCGAGAAGCAGGGCGTCGAGGTCGACCTGACCCGCTACGCCTCGATGGTCCACGGGTTCATCCACTTCGTCGACGCCGGCCGCGAGTGCCCGGCGTACGTCCGGGAGATCGCCGAGCGTGCCGGGGCGGTGCTGCGCGCCTGA
- a CDS encoding RNA degradosome polyphosphate kinase, producing the protein MTESLHPATGSDADEGPQDPTLRVVPADSFDVDPPYDPGEPQFDEGEFPDRFLDRELSWLHFNQRVLALSEDPALPLLERARFLAIVASNLDEFFMVRVAGLKRRIAAGVAVRAASGLMPREVLEQIWRVSGELQARHASCFRDQIVPALAAEGITLVRWDDLDREEQKQCKRLFKERVFPVLTPLAVDPAHPFPYISGLSLNLAVLVRNPKTDKEHFARVKVPPIFTRFVPLGNQRFVPLEDVIGEHLKKLFPGMEIMSVNTFRVTRNEDLEVEEDDAENLLKALEKELLRRRFGPPVRLEVEENIDAHVLELLISELGVTESEVFRLPGPLDLRGLHGIADLDREDLKYPNFLPATHTLLAPVESASPVDVFKALQRSDVLLHHPYDSFSTSVQRFIEQAAADPQVLAIKQTLYRTSGDSPIIDALVDAAESGKQVLVIVEIKARFDESANIRWARKLEHAGCHVVYGLVGLKTHCKLSMVVRDEPEGIRRYTHIGTGNYNPKTARMYEDFGLLTTDETIGEDVAHLFNNLSGYSRNASYAELMVAPDSVRTGLLDLIRAETAHHKAGRPARIRLKANSIVDEAVIDALYTASRAGVPIDLLIRGICAVRPGVPELSETIRVKSILGRYLEHSRIMWFENGGEPLAYIGSADLMHRNLDRRVEVLVKLPSATETDEVTRLLDLAFSDHTAGFSLDSDGEWSAVTSPDEQPVRNLQEHLISIHKRRRRGQHDRGERASRG; encoded by the coding sequence ATGACCGAGAGCCTCCACCCCGCGACGGGTTCCGACGCCGACGAGGGCCCCCAGGACCCGACCCTGCGCGTCGTCCCCGCCGACAGCTTCGACGTGGACCCGCCCTACGACCCGGGTGAGCCGCAGTTCGACGAGGGTGAGTTCCCCGACCGGTTCCTGGACCGCGAGCTGTCGTGGCTGCACTTCAACCAGCGGGTGCTGGCGCTCTCGGAGGACCCCGCGCTGCCGCTGCTCGAGCGGGCCCGCTTCCTGGCCATCGTGGCCAGCAACCTCGACGAGTTCTTCATGGTGCGCGTGGCCGGCCTCAAGCGGCGGATCGCGGCCGGGGTCGCCGTACGCGCGGCGTCGGGGTTGATGCCCCGCGAGGTGCTCGAGCAGATCTGGCGGGTGAGCGGCGAGCTGCAGGCCCGCCACGCGTCCTGCTTCCGCGACCAGATCGTGCCCGCGCTCGCCGCGGAGGGCATCACGCTGGTGCGCTGGGACGACCTCGACCGCGAGGAGCAGAAGCAGTGCAAGCGTCTGTTCAAGGAGCGCGTCTTCCCCGTGCTCACCCCGCTGGCCGTCGACCCGGCCCACCCGTTCCCCTACATCTCCGGGCTCTCGCTCAACCTCGCGGTGCTGGTGCGCAACCCCAAGACCGACAAGGAGCACTTCGCGCGGGTCAAGGTGCCGCCGATCTTCACCCGCTTCGTGCCGCTGGGCAACCAGCGCTTCGTGCCGCTCGAGGACGTCATCGGCGAGCACCTGAAGAAGCTCTTCCCCGGCATGGAGATCATGAGCGTCAACACCTTCCGGGTGACGCGCAACGAGGACCTCGAGGTCGAGGAGGACGACGCCGAGAACCTCCTCAAGGCGCTGGAGAAGGAGCTGCTGCGGCGCCGCTTCGGCCCGCCGGTGCGGCTCGAGGTCGAGGAGAACATCGACGCCCACGTGCTCGAGCTGCTGATCAGCGAGCTCGGCGTCACCGAGTCCGAGGTCTTCCGGCTCCCCGGCCCGCTGGACCTGCGCGGCCTGCACGGCATCGCCGACCTCGACCGCGAGGACCTGAAGTACCCCAACTTCCTGCCCGCCACCCACACCCTGCTGGCGCCCGTCGAGTCGGCCTCGCCGGTCGACGTCTTCAAGGCGCTGCAGCGCTCCGACGTGCTGCTGCACCACCCCTACGACTCCTTCAGCACCTCGGTGCAGCGGTTCATCGAGCAGGCCGCGGCCGACCCGCAGGTGCTCGCGATCAAGCAGACGCTCTACCGCACCTCGGGCGACTCCCCGATCATCGACGCCCTCGTCGACGCCGCCGAGAGCGGCAAGCAGGTGCTGGTCATCGTCGAGATCAAGGCGCGCTTCGACGAGTCGGCCAACATCCGCTGGGCCCGCAAGCTCGAGCACGCCGGCTGCCACGTGGTCTACGGCCTGGTCGGCCTGAAGACCCACTGCAAGCTGTCGATGGTGGTGCGCGACGAGCCCGAGGGCATCCGCCGCTACACCCACATCGGCACCGGCAACTACAACCCCAAGACCGCGCGGATGTACGAGGACTTCGGGCTGCTCACCACCGACGAGACCATCGGCGAGGACGTCGCCCACCTGTTCAACAACCTCTCCGGCTACAGCCGCAACGCGTCGTACGCCGAGCTCATGGTCGCCCCCGACTCGGTGCGCACCGGCCTGCTCGACCTGATCCGCGCCGAGACCGCCCACCACAAGGCCGGGCGACCCGCACGGATCCGCCTCAAGGCCAACTCCATCGTCGACGAGGCCGTCATCGACGCGCTCTACACCGCCTCCCGCGCCGGGGTGCCGATCGACCTGCTGATCCGCGGCATCTGCGCGGTCCGGCCGGGCGTGCCGGAGCTGTCGGAGACGATCCGGGTCAAGTCGATCCTCGGCCGCTACCTCGAGCACAGCCGGATCATGTGGTTCGAGAACGGCGGCGAGCCGCTGGCCTACATCGGCTCCGCCGACCTGATGCACCGCAACCTCGACCGCCGCGTCGAGGTGCTGGTCAAGCTGCCCTCGGCCACCGAGACCGACGAGGTCACCCGGCTGCTCGACCTCGCCTTCTCCGACCACACCGCCGGCTTCTCGCTCGACTCCGACGGTGAGTGGTCGGCCGTCACCTCGCCCGACGAGCAGCCCGTGCGCAACCTCCAGGAGCACCTCATCTCGATCCACAAGCGGCGCCGGCGCGGCCAGCACGACCGCGGGGAGCGGGCCTCGCGCGGCTGA
- a CDS encoding NUDIX hydrolase yields the protein MGQPPPLPATPPARATGPDVVAAGAVVVRKGPEGREVLLVHRPKYDDWSFPKGKQDPGEHVTTTAVRELLEETGVEVRLGRPLLPQLYAVSGGRAKKVHYWVGHVVGDDDVSGYEPNPEVDEVRWEPLATAASLLTYLDDVHLLEQLRKQPRATSALVVVRHAKAAKRRDWHGPDPRRPLLDVGEEQARELSRLLAAYGVTRVHSSSSTRCTQTLAPYAEEQVLPLQELDELSEELSDPDAAARLLHTLAAAPESSVVCSHRPVLPTLLGVLGVEEEPLAPSELVVCHHRRGELVAVERHLPVPLA from the coding sequence ATGGGTCAGCCCCCTCCGCTCCCTGCGACCCCTCCTGCTCGGGCCACCGGCCCGGACGTCGTCGCGGCGGGAGCCGTCGTCGTCCGCAAGGGCCCCGAGGGCCGCGAGGTGCTGCTGGTGCACCGACCGAAGTACGACGACTGGTCCTTCCCCAAGGGCAAGCAGGACCCGGGCGAGCACGTCACCACCACGGCGGTGCGCGAGCTGCTCGAGGAGACCGGCGTCGAGGTCCGGCTCGGTCGCCCGCTGCTCCCCCAGCTGTACGCCGTCTCCGGCGGTCGCGCGAAGAAGGTGCACTACTGGGTCGGTCACGTGGTCGGCGACGACGACGTCAGCGGCTACGAGCCCAACCCCGAGGTCGACGAGGTGCGCTGGGAGCCGCTGGCCACGGCCGCCTCGCTGCTGACCTACCTCGACGACGTGCACCTGCTCGAGCAGCTCCGCAAGCAGCCCCGGGCGACGAGCGCCCTGGTCGTCGTACGCCACGCCAAGGCGGCCAAGCGGCGCGACTGGCACGGCCCCGACCCGCGTCGGCCGCTGCTCGACGTGGGCGAGGAGCAGGCCCGTGAGCTGTCGCGGCTGCTCGCGGCGTACGGCGTGACGCGGGTGCACAGCTCCTCGAGCACCCGCTGCACCCAGACGCTCGCGCCGTACGCCGAGGAGCAGGTGCTGCCGCTGCAGGAGCTCGACGAGCTCTCCGAGGAGCTCTCCGACCCCGACGCGGCCGCCCGGCTGCTCCACACCCTGGCGGCGGCGCCCGAGTCGAGCGTGGTGTGCAGCCACCGGCCCGTGCTGCCGACGCTGCTCGGCGTCCTGGGCGTCGAGGAGGAGCCGCTGGCCCCCTCCGAGCTGGTGGTGTGCCACCACCGCAGGGGCGAGCTCGTCGCGGTCGAGCGGCACCTGCCGGTCCCGCTCGCCTGA
- the pstS gene encoding phosphate ABC transporter substrate-binding protein PstS encodes MNRSSLRRIAAPGVAAIALATALSACGAANENASSGSDSSAEGDSSLSGELAGAGASSQERAQEAWSTAFQAANSGATVTYDPVGSGDGRTQFIEGGVAFAGSDAYLDDDEKELSGAKERCEGQDPIEVPAYVSPIAIVFNLEGVDELNLDAKTTAEIFDGKITTWNDPAIADLNPDAELPDERITPVHRSDDSGTTENFTDWLNQAGDGAWSYDADGVWPAKGGEAAEGTSGVISAVTNGTGTIGYADESQAGDLAIAKVKVGEEFVEATPEAGAKVIEESERVSGRPDVDMAFEINRTTTAADTYPVVLVSYLIACQTYSDQAQADLVKGYLSYIVSDEGQKAAADNAGAAALSSSVAEEAQAIVEKISAGS; translated from the coding sequence GTGAACCGCTCTTCCCTCCGTCGCATCGCCGCCCCCGGCGTCGCCGCGATCGCCCTCGCCACGGCGCTCTCCGCCTGCGGGGCCGCCAACGAGAACGCCTCCAGCGGCAGCGACTCCTCCGCCGAGGGCGACTCCTCGCTCTCCGGCGAGCTCGCCGGCGCCGGCGCCTCCTCCCAGGAGCGCGCCCAGGAGGCGTGGTCCACCGCCTTCCAGGCCGCCAACTCCGGCGCCACCGTCACCTACGACCCGGTCGGCTCCGGTGACGGCCGCACCCAGTTCATCGAGGGCGGTGTCGCCTTCGCCGGCTCCGACGCCTACCTCGACGACGACGAGAAGGAGCTCAGCGGCGCCAAGGAGCGCTGCGAGGGCCAGGACCCGATCGAGGTCCCGGCGTACGTCTCCCCCATCGCCATCGTGTTCAACCTCGAGGGTGTCGACGAGCTCAACCTCGACGCCAAGACCACCGCCGAGATCTTCGACGGCAAGATCACCACCTGGAACGACCCGGCCATCGCCGACCTCAACCCCGACGCCGAGCTGCCCGACGAGCGGATCACGCCCGTCCACCGCTCCGACGACTCCGGCACCACCGAGAACTTCACCGACTGGCTCAACCAGGCCGGCGACGGCGCGTGGAGCTACGACGCCGACGGCGTCTGGCCCGCCAAGGGCGGCGAGGCCGCCGAGGGCACCTCCGGCGTCATCTCCGCGGTCACCAACGGCACCGGCACCATCGGCTACGCCGACGAGAGCCAGGCCGGCGACCTCGCCATCGCCAAGGTCAAGGTCGGCGAGGAGTTCGTCGAGGCGACCCCCGAGGCCGGCGCCAAGGTCATCGAGGAGTCCGAGCGGGTCTCGGGCCGCCCGGACGTCGACATGGCGTTCGAGATCAACCGCACCACGACCGCGGCCGACACCTACCCCGTCGTCCTGGTCTCCTACCTGATCGCCTGCCAGACCTACTCCGACCAGGCCCAGGCCGACCTGGTCAAGGGCTACCTGTCCTACATCGTCTCCGACGAGGGCCAGAAGGCCGCTGCCGACAACGCCGGCGCCGCTGCGCTGTCCTCGTCGGTGGCCGAGGAGGCCCAGGCGATCGTCGAGAAGATCTCCGCCGGAAGCTGA
- the pstC gene encoding phosphate ABC transporter permease subunit PstC, giving the protein MTTTPAAPPAARPKRRQGDRIFAGLSRGAGIFILVALAGVFVFLAIEGIPGLTQPASFYAPQASTFVGYVVPLLFGTILAAVIAVIIAAPLSFGIALVISHYAPRSIAVPAAYVVDLLAAVPSVVFGLWGINVLARKVAPGYEWLYEHLGFIPFFAGPPSTTGRTILTAGIVLAIMILPIITAISREIFAQTPRLHQEAALALGATRWEMVRLTVFPYAKSGMVSAVMLGLGRALGETMAVAMVLSAGGGITFNLISSSNPASIASNIANNYKEGTPGKVSVLIATGLVLFLVTFLVNFAARWLVGRSERRMAR; this is encoded by the coding sequence GTGACCACCACGCCCGCCGCCCCTCCCGCCGCCCGCCCCAAGCGGCGCCAGGGCGACCGCATCTTCGCGGGGCTCTCCCGCGGCGCCGGCATCTTCATCCTCGTCGCCCTCGCCGGCGTGTTCGTCTTCCTGGCGATCGAGGGCATCCCCGGGCTCACCCAGCCCGCGAGCTTCTACGCCCCGCAGGCCAGCACGTTCGTCGGCTACGTGGTCCCGCTGCTGTTCGGCACGATCCTCGCGGCCGTGATCGCGGTGATCATCGCCGCGCCCCTGTCCTTCGGCATCGCCCTGGTGATCAGCCACTACGCCCCCCGTTCGATCGCGGTGCCCGCGGCGTACGTCGTCGACCTGCTGGCCGCCGTTCCCAGCGTCGTGTTCGGCCTGTGGGGCATCAACGTCCTGGCCCGCAAGGTGGCGCCGGGCTACGAGTGGCTCTACGAGCACCTCGGCTTCATCCCGTTCTTCGCCGGTCCGCCCTCGACGACCGGCCGCACGATCCTCACCGCCGGCATCGTGCTGGCGATCATGATCCTGCCGATCATCACCGCGATCTCGCGCGAGATCTTCGCCCAGACCCCCCGGCTGCACCAGGAGGCCGCGCTGGCCCTGGGTGCCACCCGCTGGGAGATGGTCCGGCTGACGGTCTTCCCCTACGCCAAGTCCGGGATGGTCTCCGCGGTCATGCTCGGCCTGGGCCGCGCCCTGGGCGAGACGATGGCCGTCGCGATGGTCCTCTCGGCCGGCGGCGGCATCACCTTCAACCTGATCTCGTCCTCGAACCCGGCGAGCATCGCCTCCAACATCGCCAACAACTACAAGGAAGGCACGCCCGGCAAGGTCTCGGTCCTCATCGCCACCGGCCTGGTGCTGTTCCTGGTGACCTTCCTGGTCAACTTCGCGGCCCGCTGGTTGGTCGGCCGCTCCGAGCGGAGGATGGCCCGATGA